The Deinococcus sedimenti genomic sequence GCGAGCTGCGCGGGCACACGCGGGCGCGGGTGAACTTCGCGGCGGTCGGCCCGCGCGAGCAGGCGCAGATGATCGGCACGCTGGGCGCGTGCGGGCGGGAGAACTGCTCCTCGACGCACCTGCAGGACTTCGCGCCGGTCAGTATCCGCATGGCGCGCGACCAGCAGCTGCCCCTGAACCCGGAGAAACTGTCCGGGCCGTGCGGGCGACTGCTGTGCTGCCTGCAGTTCGAGCACACCCAGTACCTGGATCTGCTGAAGGACCTGCCGCGCAAGAACGCCCGCGTGTGCCACGAGGGCAGCGGCGCGTGCGGGAAGGTCACGAAACTGCACCCGCTGGCCGGAACGGTGGACGTCACGACCGATCAGGGCGTCCTGACCGACGTGCCCGCCGCCGAACTGCGCCGCCTGACGGACGCGGAGATCAAGGCCCTGCCCGAGAGCGGGCGGAGCGGGCCGCGTCCCGGGAAACCCGGCCGGGCAGCGCGGGAGTAACGGCGAGCCGCACGGGTGACGCTACACTCGCGGGGATGACCGCCACAGACCTGAGTGCCGTTGAAGCCACCCTGGCCGTCCCGGACGCCCTGACCCGCTGGGACGCGTACGCGCCGCGCGTGCAGGCGCTGCTGGACGCCCCGCTGAGTGCGGCGGACGTTCCCGCGTGGCTGCGCGCGTGGAGTGACCTGAGCGGCGAACTGTACAGCGTCGCGGCGAAACTCGCGACCCACGCGGACCTGCACACCGATCAGCCGCCCGTGCAGGAGCGCTACCAGACGTTCACGGGGACCGTGATGCCCGAGGCGGCGCGGGCCGAGCAGGCGCTGAAGCAGAAGCTGCTGGCCGTGCCGGACTACGTGCCGGACGCGGAGTTCGCGCTGGCGTACCGGCGCATGCGCGACGAGGCGGCGCTGTACCGCGAGGCGAACGTGGCGCTGGAGGTCACGCACGAGGAGCAGAAGAACCGCTACTCGGTCCTCACCGGGAACCAGAAGGTCACGCTGAGCGGCGAGACGCTGACCATCCCGCAGGCCAAGCAGCGGCTGGACACCCCGGACCGCGCGGGGCGCGAGGCGGCGTGGCGCGCCCTGACCGACAGCAACCTGAGCGTGGCGGCGGACCTGGACGGCGTGATGCGCGACCTGCTCGGCACCCGCTGGCAGCTGGCCCGCAACGCGGACGAGGGGAACTTCCGTGACTACCAGTGGAAGGTCCTGGACCGCGTGGACTACGCCCCGGCGGACTGCGTGGCGTTCCACGAGGCGGTGCGGGACGAGGTCGTGCCCCTGACCGCGCAGCTGGCCGGGGACATCGCCGCGCAGCTGGGCCTGGACTCGGTGCGGCCCTGGGATTACAACCGCAACAACCTCCTGGACCCGCAGGGCCGCGCGCCCCTGGCCCCCTTCCAGACGGGCGCGCAGCTGGAAGCCCTGACGCAGGTGTCCTTCGACGCGCTGGACGCCGGGCTGGGCTACCGCTTCCGGCAGATGCGCGGCGGCGGCCTGCTGGACCTCGAATCCCGCCCAGGGAAGATGACGCACGCGTACTGCCAGTACTTCCCCACGCACAACGAACCGTTCGTACTGATGAACGTGGTCGGCACCGCCGAGGACGTCCGCGTGCTGTTCCACGAGATGGGGCACGCCTTCCACGGCTTCTACAGCGGGGACGCGCAGCCCCTCGTGTGGAACCGCTGGAGTCCCATCGAGTTCGTGGAGATCCCCAGCATGGCCATGGAATTCCTGACCCTGGACCACCTCGGCCACGCCTTCAGGCCCGAGGAACTGGGCCGCTACCGCCAGAAGCAGCTCGAAGGTGTGATCGCGTTCCTGCCGTGGGCGGCGCAGATGGACGCCTTCCAGCACTGGCTGTACGCCGAGGCCCCAGAGAACGTCAGCATCGAGGCGCTGGACGCCAAGTGGCTGGAACTGGACCGCACCTTCCACCCGTTCGTGAACTGGGACGGCCTGGACGAACGCGCCCGTGCGAAGGGCTGGCAGTACTACCACGTGTTCCAGGTGCCCTTCTACTACATCGAGTACGCCATGTGTTACCTCGCGGCGACCGGCATCTGGCGCGCCGCGCAGGCGGACCCGGCGGGCGCGCTGGACCGTTACCGCGCCAGCCTGCGCCTGGGCAGCACCGTCAGCGTGCCCGAGCTGTACCGCGCGGCGGGCGTGGAGTTCCGCTTCGACCGTGAGTACATCCGGGGCCTGATGACGTTCCTGCGCGGGCAGATGCAGGCCTGAAGGCAGCAGAAGAGGGGGCCGCACAGTCAATGTGCGGCACCCCCTGTCGTGAGGATCAGTATTGGTAGGTGGTGCTCTCGGTGACGTTCACTCGCACGGTGCGGTTCGCACCGCGGTCGACCGTCAGGGTGGCGGTCGTGGCGCCCTTCACGAGCGTCCCAGTGTACCCGGTGCCGGTCTGGCGGGTCTGCTGCAGGGTGTAACCCATGCTCTGCAGGTCACGGACCTTCTGATCGAAGGCGCTGCGGGCGGGATCCTGGACGGTCGTGCCGGCGATGGCACCCAGCAGGTTGCCGATCAGGTCGAGGACCGCGTTGCCGCTGTTGACGGGAGCAGGAGCGGCAATGGGGCGGGCGAACTCGACGTTCAGGTTGGTGGTGCCGCCCGCACGGACGGTGACGGTGGTCGTGAAGTCGGTGTAGCCAGGGGCCTGCACGCGGACCGGGTAGTTCCCGGCGCGGAGGTTGCTGTACGTGACGTTCGCGCCGCCCAGTCGCTGACCATTCAGGATCACGGTGGCGTTGTTCACGTTCGTGCCGATGAACAGGCTGCCGGTGCTGACAGGGTTCTGCGCGGCAACCGTGTAAAAGGCGGTGTCACTGACCCAGCTGTTCTGCGGCAGGGGGTTGACGACGATGCTCAGCGCCTGCGCGAGTCCAGCCTGGCCGCCCTGGGTGTTCACGGTGGCGAACTGATCCTGCGCGGTCTTGAACTCACTGATCTGCGTGAGGTTCAGCGGGGTCAGGCTGGCCAGGGCCAGCACCTTGTTCTGCCCGATGGGTCCGGCGACGTCATAGGTGAAGTTGGCGCCGGGAGCGGGGAAGGTGGTGGTGGTGTTCGCCTTGACGAAGTTCTCGCCACTCAGTCGGTTGGGGAGGATCTGATCGACGCTGCCGTCGGGGTTCACGTTGAACAGGTACACGTACGCGTCGCGGTTCACGGTCGCACTGACGCTGATGGCCTCGCCGACACGGTACGCGGGGTTCTGGCTGCCGGTGGTGTCCTTGTTCACGCGGACGCTGACGTTGAGGTCCGGCTGGGTGGGGTTCACGATGATGCTCTGGGCGCTGATCTTCGCCTGGGCTCCGGCTGTGCTGAGAGCAGCGGCGGTTCCGAGGGCAAGCAGGGCAGTCAGGTTGCTTTTCATGTGGTCAAGTCTGCCGGGAGCGCGTGACGGCAGGCTGACGGCGCCTGATGGAAGCCTTGAGAGTTCAGGAAAGCGTGAAGTCCCGCCCGGCGCCCCCGCATGGCCACGCGCGAGGTGCCGGGATCAGGCCCGCGCCCCGCTCCCCGGTGAAGTTCCAGCCGGGTCAGATGTGAGGACCGTTCAGACGCGCCCACCCCGGCTGTGCCCCTGCGTGACCCCGCGCGCGATCAGGTGCGCGGCCCGTAACGGCTCCGGGATGCGGCCCGTCACCGTGAATGCCTCCAGCGCCCCCTGCGCCTGCGCCAGCGTGAGCCCGGCGCGCTGCACGAACACACCCGCGCAGGGTTCCATCGGCCCGGCCGCCTCGATCAGCGCCCACTTCCGCGCCCCGCCCGGCACGCGGTTCAGCAGCGCCGCGCGGATGCGCTCCAGGTCCGGGGCACGCCGCGCCACCACCAGCACGGCTTTTCCCGTCTGCTCGTGCAGCGCCTGCAGATCCACGACGTTGAAGCCCGCCAGCGCGATGCCCTGCAGCAGGATCAACTGCAGATGCTCCGGGGACTGATTCACCAGCCGCGCCAGTTCGGACGTACTGTTCCGCCCGTCACGCCTCACCCGGCCACTGACCACGCCATGCAGCGTGGTCCGGGCGTACACGGTCCCGACCACCGGCACGTCACCCCGCCAGTCCCGGTCGAACGGAGCGTCATCGAAGCCGATGGCATGCGCGAACACCCCCGCAGCGTAGCGCCCCGCAAGCGCCGAACTGGCCTACCCACCCCCTCCGCCATCCGGCGCATGCCGCGCTGACCGGCGGAGCGCACACTGCGGATATGACCTCCACCGCACCCCAGACCACCCCCGAGCCCCAGGCCACCCCGGCCCCCGGCTGGCCCACCCAACCCACCGTCACCCCCTTCGACCCGCACGCCGCCACCCTCGCCCAGCGCCTCGCCGTCGGCCAGCTGCTCGCCGACGCCTTCCACCACACCCACCCGGACGACCCCGCCCTCCTCCCCGAAACCGAAGCGCTCGGCCTCACCCACAGCCTCCCCACCGAACGCAAGGAACACCTCGTCGTGTGGAACGGCGACCAGGCACTGGCCTGGGGCAACGTCGAATACGACACCGAACAGAACACCCACATGGCCCACCTGCGCCTCACCGTCCACCCCACCGCCCGCCGCCGCGGCCTGGGCCGCGCCGTCATGACCGAACTCCTCAAGAGCGCCGCCGCCGCCGGCCGCCACACCCTCACCTTCGGCACCAGCAGCCGCAGCCCCGCCGGAGAAGCCTTCGCACAAGCGTACGGCGCGCAACCCGCCCTCCCCATGCGCCAGAGCCGCCTCGACCTCACCACCCTCGACCACGACCTCACCACCCGCTGGCAGACCCGCCCCCACGGCGACCCCTTCCACCTGCACCTCTGGCAACGCGTCCCCGACGAGTACCTCACCCGCGTCGCCGACATGATGATGGTCATGAACACCGCACCCCGCGGCGACCTCGAACAACACGACTGGACCATCACCCCCGACATGATCCGCTCCTGGGAAACCATGATCGAAGAAGCCAACGAAACCCGCCACATGATCGCCATCGAAGACACCCGCACCGGCAGGCTCGACGCGTACAGCGAAACCTTCTGGATGCCCGAACGCGCCACCCTCGTCTACCAGGGCGCCACCGCCGTCCGCCCCGACGCCCGCGGACAGGGCCTCGGCAAATGGGTCAAAGCCGCCATGCTCGACCACGTCCTGCACGCCTGCCCCGGCGCCCGCTGGGTCCAGACGAACAACGCCAACGAAAACGCTCCCATGCTCGGCATCAACGTCGCACTCGGCTTCACGCCGTACAGCAGCTTCACGGAGTGGCAGCTGAAACTCCGGTAACGCGGATTTGCGGATTGAGATTGAGGTCGT encodes the following:
- a CDS encoding PSP1 domain-containing protein is translated as MVVLPIRFERSPRLHPMLSEVAHPVGTRVVVQGKRGPEVATVRGDPTPPQSQERYGAVLRAASPEDVSRWEDLHRTGEDLKWLLRARARQRNLPVKVVAVEFTLDESLVTVSYSAEERIELTGLISELRGHTRARVNFAAVGPREQAQMIGTLGACGRENCSSTHLQDFAPVSIRMARDQQLPLNPEKLSGPCGRLLCCLQFEHTQYLDLLKDLPRKNARVCHEGSGACGKVTKLHPLAGTVDVTTDQGVLTDVPAAELRRLTDAEIKALPESGRSGPRPGKPGRAARE
- a CDS encoding M3 family oligoendopeptidase, whose protein sequence is MTATDLSAVEATLAVPDALTRWDAYAPRVQALLDAPLSAADVPAWLRAWSDLSGELYSVAAKLATHADLHTDQPPVQERYQTFTGTVMPEAARAEQALKQKLLAVPDYVPDAEFALAYRRMRDEAALYREANVALEVTHEEQKNRYSVLTGNQKVTLSGETLTIPQAKQRLDTPDRAGREAAWRALTDSNLSVAADLDGVMRDLLGTRWQLARNADEGNFRDYQWKVLDRVDYAPADCVAFHEAVRDEVVPLTAQLAGDIAAQLGLDSVRPWDYNRNNLLDPQGRAPLAPFQTGAQLEALTQVSFDALDAGLGYRFRQMRGGGLLDLESRPGKMTHAYCQYFPTHNEPFVLMNVVGTAEDVRVLFHEMGHAFHGFYSGDAQPLVWNRWSPIEFVEIPSMAMEFLTLDHLGHAFRPEELGRYRQKQLEGVIAFLPWAAQMDAFQHWLYAEAPENVSIEALDAKWLELDRTFHPFVNWDGLDERARAKGWQYYHVFQVPFYYIEYAMCYLAATGIWRAAQADPAGALDRYRASLRLGSTVSVPELYRAAGVEFRFDREYIRGLMTFLRGQMQA
- a CDS encoding DUF4384 domain-containing protein; this translates as MKSNLTALLALGTAAALSTAGAQAKISAQSIIVNPTQPDLNVSVRVNKDTTGSQNPAYRVGEAISVSATVNRDAYVYLFNVNPDGSVDQILPNRLSGENFVKANTTTTFPAPGANFTYDVAGPIGQNKVLALASLTPLNLTQISEFKTAQDQFATVNTQGGQAGLAQALSIVVNPLPQNSWVSDTAFYTVAAQNPVSTGSLFIGTNVNNATVILNGQRLGGANVTYSNLRAGNYPVRVQAPGYTDFTTTVTVRAGGTTNLNVEFARPIAAPAPVNSGNAVLDLIGNLLGAIAGTTVQDPARSAFDQKVRDLQSMGYTLQQTRQTGTGYTGTLVKGATTATLTVDRGANRTVRVNVTESTTYQY
- a CDS encoding endonuclease dU, translated to MFAHAIGFDDAPFDRDWRGDVPVVGTVYARTTLHGVVSGRVRRDGRNSTSELARLVNQSPEHLQLILLQGIALAGFNVVDLQALHEQTGKAVLVVARRAPDLERIRAALLNRVPGGARKWALIEAAGPMEPCAGVFVQRAGLTLAQAQGALEAFTVTGRIPEPLRAAHLIARGVTQGHSRGGRV
- a CDS encoding GNAT family N-acetyltransferase, with the protein product MTSTAPQTTPEPQATPAPGWPTQPTVTPFDPHAATLAQRLAVGQLLADAFHHTHPDDPALLPETEALGLTHSLPTERKEHLVVWNGDQALAWGNVEYDTEQNTHMAHLRLTVHPTARRRGLGRAVMTELLKSAAAAGRHTLTFGTSSRSPAGEAFAQAYGAQPALPMRQSRLDLTTLDHDLTTRWQTRPHGDPFHLHLWQRVPDEYLTRVADMMMVMNTAPRGDLEQHDWTITPDMIRSWETMIEEANETRHMIAIEDTRTGRLDAYSETFWMPERATLVYQGATAVRPDARGQGLGKWVKAAMLDHVLHACPGARWVQTNNANENAPMLGINVALGFTPYSSFTEWQLKLR